A single uncultured Acetobacterium sp. DNA region contains:
- the eutM gene encoding ethanolamine utilization microcompartment protein EutM: MANTNALGMIETRGLVAAIEAADAMVKAANVTLIGKEQIGSGLVTVMVRGDVGAVKAATDAGAAAAERVGDLVSVHVIPRPHADVNEMLPQGKN; the protein is encoded by the coding sequence ATGGCAAATACAAATGCATTAGGAATGATTGAAACACGTGGTTTGGTAGCAGCAATTGAAGCAGCGGATGCTATGGTAAAAGCAGCAAATGTAACCTTAATCGGAAAAGAACAAATTGGTAGTGGTCTGGTAACGGTCATGGTCAGAGGCGATGTTGGCGCTGTAAAAGCGGCTACTGATGCCGGTGCCGCCGCAGCAGAAAGAGTCGGCGATCTGGTTTCAGTTCATGTGATTCCACGACCCCATGCCGATGTTAACGAGATGCTGCCACAGGGAAAAAATTAG
- a CDS encoding APC family permease: MNSNKISWKQGLVIALGVPMLILPNIGYFAGYVGVFSIIVWILSIGQGFLQNIAYGDFAMMYPEARGLPGYVQAIFRGKDKKDYDTNKFIGGFSAWGYWLAWNPVLAIFSLLIGTYLHGMIPALSSFSEKTISLVAGAVIFTVLIIINRKGLSGGAKAGNILAVVALIPLIVLSVAPIVMGQFQLSNITNVSLFPETWTWDATHILILLGILAMAQWSACAWETAAVYAPDYENPKKDLPKALFSCGLICLVTFGLVQTACVGTLGIQGILEEPYSPMLLMAKISFGNAGAIIALIMLMASMILIIQTALLGSAQAMQSMAIEGNLPRILKDTNNYGTPVNAMISVAVFNLALIFIGTPSAIVAGSAMGYVIANGITLFAYFKAKGNQKILAPKWWKYIGLGCCILNIPLYLAGIFYINKLDYGLAPALIGIVVLFLFVPFWFYAKKENQNETTIECQNVELEID; the protein is encoded by the coding sequence ATGAATTCAAATAAAATCAGTTGGAAGCAAGGTCTGGTTATTGCTTTAGGGGTGCCGATGCTGATCCTCCCCAATATTGGGTATTTTGCCGGCTATGTCGGCGTATTTTCAATTATTGTCTGGATTCTTTCAATCGGCCAGGGATTTCTCCAAAACATTGCCTATGGCGACTTTGCCATGATGTATCCAGAAGCTCGGGGGTTGCCCGGTTATGTGCAGGCAATTTTTAGAGGAAAAGATAAAAAAGATTATGACACGAACAAATTTATCGGCGGTTTCAGTGCCTGGGGTTATTGGTTGGCCTGGAATCCGGTGCTGGCAATATTTTCACTACTGATCGGAACCTATTTACATGGAATGATACCTGCCCTTAGTAGTTTTTCAGAAAAAACAATATCGCTGGTGGCGGGTGCAGTTATTTTTACTGTCCTGATTATCATTAACAGAAAAGGTTTATCGGGAGGTGCAAAAGCCGGTAACATTCTGGCAGTGGTTGCGTTGATCCCCCTCATTGTTTTATCGGTAGCGCCAATTGTAATGGGACAATTTCAATTAAGTAACATTACAAACGTCAGTTTGTTTCCGGAAACCTGGACTTGGGATGCCACCCATATACTGATTCTTTTAGGGATATTGGCAATGGCCCAGTGGAGTGCTTGTGCTTGGGAAACCGCCGCAGTTTATGCACCAGACTACGAAAATCCAAAAAAAGATTTGCCCAAAGCATTGTTTTCCTGTGGATTAATTTGTCTCGTTACGTTTGGATTGGTTCAAACTGCATGTGTTGGAACATTAGGGATTCAGGGTATTCTGGAAGAACCTTATTCACCGATGCTGTTAATGGCGAAAATTTCGTTTGGTAATGCCGGCGCAATCATTGCGTTGATTATGCTAATGGCTTCAATGATCTTGATCATTCAAACTGCTTTACTCGGATCAGCTCAAGCCATGCAGTCAATGGCGATAGAAGGTAATCTACCAAGGATATTAAAAGACACAAATAACTATGGAACACCTGTCAACGCTATGATCTCTGTTGCAGTATTTAATCTGGCATTGATTTTTATTGGAACCCCCTCCGCAATTGTCGCGGGATCAGCGATGGGATATGTCATCGCCAATGGAATTACTTTGTTTGCCTATTTCAAAGCTAAAGGCAATCAAAAAATACTGGCCCCGAAATGGTGGAAATACATCGGACTTGGGTGTTGTATCCTGAATATACCATTATATCTGGCAGGAATTTTTTATATTAATAAATTGGACTATGGATTAGCACCGGCGCTGATTGGAATTGTTGTACTTTTTCTATTTGTTCCGTTTTGGTTTTATGCTAAAAAAGAGAATCAGAATGAGACTACGATAGAATGTCAAAATGTTGAACTAGAAATAGATTAA
- the ftsE gene encoding cell division ATP-binding protein FtsE, whose translation MIEFKNVTKGYEKNKSEALKNVSLFIDKGEFVFLVGRSGAGKSTFIKLLLREIEATEGSVFINNFNVSKLSKKEIPFLRRKMGIVFQDFRLLENKSVYENVAYAMEIIGKSEKQIRKRVPLALDMVGLSHRMNHYPHELSGGEQQRVVIARAIINNPSILICDEPTGNLDPETSYEIISILEEINRRGTTIVVVTHDREIVDTMKKRVLTLEDGVLKVDDATGRYGYEV comes from the coding sequence ATGATAGAATTTAAAAATGTAACGAAAGGTTACGAAAAAAACAAGAGTGAAGCACTTAAAAATGTCAGCCTCTTTATTGACAAGGGTGAGTTTGTATTCCTTGTTGGTCGAAGTGGTGCGGGAAAATCGACATTTATTAAGCTTCTCTTAAGAGAGATAGAAGCCACTGAAGGTTCGGTTTTTATCAATAACTTTAATGTGTCAAAACTTTCAAAAAAGGAAATCCCTTTTCTACGACGAAAGATGGGAATCGTTTTTCAGGATTTTCGTCTACTGGAAAACAAAAGTGTTTATGAAAATGTGGCTTATGCTATGGAAATAATTGGCAAATCAGAAAAACAGATCCGCAAACGGGTGCCACTGGCCTTGGATATGGTTGGACTGTCTCATCGGATGAACCATTATCCCCATGAGTTATCTGGGGGAGAACAACAGCGAGTTGTTATTGCCCGGGCGATCATTAATAATCCGTCAATATTAATCTGTGATGAACCAACCGGGAATCTTGATCCTGAAACATCATACGAAATTATCAGTATATTAGAAGAAATCAACCGCCGAGGAACAACCATTGTTGTGGTAACCCATGACCGGGAAATTGTTGATACCATGAAAAAGCGTGTATTGACATTGGAAGATGGTGTGCTTAAGGTAGATGATGCGACAGGTAGGTACGGATATGAAGTTTAG
- a CDS encoding cobalamin adenosyltransferase: MNLITEDGMKKIIKSGQLIENNELRLPQNSMLTPSAKSLLADYKLKLILIDETEALPKTKVMETAATMAAKKTGRFTLESGGYLDDKPEYMTQVYGNLLVNKDHKRIKLRGEIDVLMGEIMKVQIRAKALERNSLIVDLQEVFDYIGKLSRSEILNEPLSTSTILGFNEQEIRAMSHNPKKYFNHEHLFNITYELGEIPILLNSLRALIRRTEVACYEAFKQADGTVARGDLMQGYNRLSSIMYIIIFRHLDH; encoded by the coding sequence ATGAATTTAATTACCGAAGATGGAATGAAAAAAATCATAAAAAGTGGACAATTGATAGAAAATAATGAATTGAGACTTCCCCAAAACTCAATGCTGACTCCTTCGGCAAAATCGCTACTGGCGGATTATAAATTAAAACTGATCTTGATTGATGAAACCGAAGCGCTACCCAAAACAAAAGTTATGGAAACGGCTGCGACTATGGCAGCAAAAAAAACGGGTAGGTTTACTCTGGAAAGTGGCGGTTATTTAGATGATAAACCGGAATATATGACCCAAGTTTATGGCAACCTGTTAGTCAATAAGGATCACAAACGCATCAAACTCAGAGGTGAAATTGATGTTTTAATGGGGGAAATCATGAAAGTCCAGATCCGCGCCAAAGCTCTGGAGCGGAATTCCCTAATTGTGGATTTACAAGAGGTGTTTGATTATATCGGTAAATTATCACGATCTGAAATTCTAAACGAACCATTGAGCACTAGCACGATTCTGGGCTTTAATGAACAGGAAATAAGAGCGATGTCTCACAACCCTAAAAAGTATTTTAATCATGAACACTTATTCAACATTACCTATGAACTCGGTGAGATTCCGATACTGTTAAATTCACTTCGGGCGTTGATAAGAAGAACCGAAGTAGCCTGTTATGAAGCTTTTAAACAGGCCGATGGCACGGTTGCCCGAGGCGATCTGATGCAGGGTTATAACCGCTTATCCTCGATTATGTATATTATAATTTTTAGGCATTTGGATCATTAA
- the pduL gene encoding phosphate propanoyltransferase, translated as MSNQLEKIVDVIYQKICAKLKSMGYIEIEASGRHVHLSRKEIDKLFGKDYQLTNIKSLSQPGQFVSAERITLIGPKGQLSNVVVLGPERAHSQIEVSKTDAKILGVNAPIQESGKTQGSAPIEISANGNKVHLNQGVLVAERHIHMSLADAERLALKDGDRVDVEVSSDRPVIFKKVNLRVSDQYDTYMHIDYDEANACNLTGKTFGLIIKK; from the coding sequence ATGAGTAATCAACTGGAAAAAATTGTTGATGTTATTTATCAAAAAATTTGCGCTAAATTAAAAAGTATGGGCTACATTGAAATTGAAGCATCAGGACGACATGTGCACTTGTCAAGGAAGGAAATTGATAAACTATTCGGAAAAGATTATCAGTTGACCAACATCAAATCACTGTCGCAGCCGGGCCAGTTTGTGTCAGCTGAACGGATAACCCTGATCGGCCCCAAAGGACAGCTTTCAAACGTGGTAGTTTTGGGTCCGGAACGAGCGCATTCACAAATTGAAGTGTCAAAGACTGATGCAAAAATCCTAGGCGTTAATGCCCCAATTCAGGAAAGTGGCAAGACTCAAGGGTCAGCGCCGATTGAAATCAGTGCTAACGGAAATAAAGTACACCTTAACCAGGGTGTTTTGGTGGCAGAAAGGCACATTCATATGTCATTGGCAGACGCCGAGCGTTTAGCCTTAAAAGATGGTGATCGGGTGGATGTTGAAGTGAGTAGCGACCGACCGGTAATTTTCAAGAAAGTGAATCTCAGAGTGTCGGATCAGTATGATACTTATATGCATATCGATTATGACGAGGCGAATGCCTGTAATCTTACAGGCAAAACATTTGGTTTGATTATAAAAAAATAA
- a CDS encoding iron-containing alcohol dehydrogenase: MARTYYFPPVVIMEPGAIELIAPEIKRMNVKKALVVSDKVLVEAGIVQDVLNVLDGAKVPYALFTDVKPNPTVTNVNAGLQALQDNECDFVVSIGGGSPQDTAKGIAILATNPGDLRDYEGVGKTANKSLPIVAINTTAGTASEATINYVITDEDRKLKMVIVDPNCLVTVAVNDPVLMLKMPKSLTAATGMDALTHAIEGYTTAGGSRFTDLFNLEAIKAISGSLRQAVEDGDDLDARDAMAYGQFVTGMGFSNGGLGIVHSMAHQLGGFYDLPHGVCNAILLPYVVAFNADAVGDRLKDVVQAMGVDTSRREPKEINIMAIDAIKKLSKDVGIPTGLKELGVKEADFGELADLALADICTGGNPKCPTKDDVIAIYKAAF; encoded by the coding sequence ATGGCAAGAACCTATTATTTTCCACCAGTAGTAATTATGGAACCTGGTGCAATTGAATTGATTGCTCCTGAGATCAAACGTATGAACGTGAAAAAAGCTTTAGTTGTATCCGATAAAGTGCTTGTCGAAGCAGGTATTGTTCAAGACGTACTCAATGTATTAGATGGGGCAAAAGTTCCGTATGCTTTATTTACCGATGTTAAACCCAACCCAACCGTTACCAATGTAAACGCTGGTCTACAGGCATTACAAGACAATGAATGTGATTTTGTTGTCAGTATTGGTGGCGGCTCTCCACAGGATACAGCTAAAGGCATTGCAATTCTGGCCACCAACCCAGGTGACCTTCGGGATTACGAAGGCGTCGGAAAAACAGCCAATAAATCATTGCCCATCGTGGCAATTAATACGACCGCCGGAACCGCCAGTGAAGCTACGATTAATTATGTTATCACTGATGAAGATCGTAAACTGAAAATGGTTATCGTTGATCCTAACTGTCTGGTTACTGTGGCCGTCAATGATCCGGTTTTAATGCTCAAAATGCCAAAATCATTAACCGCAGCAACCGGGATGGATGCCCTTACTCATGCGATTGAAGGTTACACTACCGCCGGTGGTTCCCGATTTACTGATCTCTTTAATCTGGAAGCCATCAAAGCGATCTCCGGCAGTTTAAGACAAGCGGTTGAAGATGGCGATGATCTAGATGCCAGAGATGCCATGGCATACGGCCAGTTTGTAACCGGCATGGGTTTCTCAAATGGTGGGTTGGGAATTGTTCACTCCATGGCTCATCAGCTAGGTGGATTCTATGATCTTCCTCATGGCGTTTGTAATGCTATTCTGTTACCATATGTAGTCGCTTTTAATGCGGATGCTGTTGGTGATCGCTTAAAAGATGTTGTCCAGGCAATGGGTGTGGATACAAGTCGTCGTGAACCAAAAGAAATTAATATCATGGCTATTGATGCGATTAAAAAATTGTCCAAAGATGTTGGTATTCCAACAGGACTCAAAGAACTTGGCGTTAAAGAAGCTGATTTTGGCGAGTTAGCAGATTTGGCGCTGGCTGATATCTGTACTGGCGGAAATCCCAAATGTCCAACCAAAGACGATGTCATTGCCATTTATAAAGCTGCTTTTTAA
- a CDS encoding peptidoglycan DD-metalloendopeptidase family protein produces MKKQKIVSGIITGSLVLAFLTAPVNAASLSEQLAQSNARQAAAKYQVDMTQNTINGIEDEIGKVNEEVNRINGVIGSINADISAIEANIAKKQEELKIAEAKKLEQQESMSGRVRTMYMYGNGSIMEFLFSASDFSDFITKLDMSRYIIAADKDSLNALEETKKVIDEKKLSIEADRLKTVEKKTEQEVVLTQQEQVIAQKDQLLAQNQVVLNDYKAIEEAEAATSADIEGQLQAYYEQQRAAAEQAAAAQNSGNSGTGEGTASGGGDSTNSGGGESSTPTPTPTPSYSNGYMWPCGGEITSPFGYRDDPLNPGTTRFHSGVDIGASEGTAVACGGNGVVISAGWNGGYGNCVIVDLGNGISAVYAHLSAINVSSGETVSGGQTVGAVGSTGNSTGAHLHFEIRQYGTPISP; encoded by the coding sequence ATGAAAAAACAGAAAATTGTATCAGGTATCATTACTGGTTCCTTGGTTTTAGCATTTTTAACAGCACCCGTCAATGCGGCTTCATTAAGTGAGCAATTGGCACAAAGTAATGCTCGACAGGCTGCAGCAAAATATCAAGTTGATATGACTCAAAATACCATCAATGGGATTGAAGATGAAATCGGCAAAGTAAATGAAGAGGTCAATCGAATCAATGGGGTGATCGGTTCAATCAATGCAGATATTTCAGCCATTGAGGCAAATATAGCAAAAAAACAGGAAGAACTGAAAATAGCCGAAGCAAAGAAACTTGAACAGCAAGAATCGATGAGCGGCCGGGTACGAACCATGTATATGTACGGCAATGGCAGCATTATGGAATTCTTATTTTCAGCATCGGATTTTTCGGATTTTATCACAAAATTGGATATGTCCCGATATATTATTGCCGCGGACAAGGACTCCCTGAATGCTCTTGAAGAAACAAAAAAAGTAATTGATGAAAAGAAACTGAGCATTGAGGCAGATCGACTTAAAACGGTTGAGAAAAAAACAGAACAGGAAGTTGTGTTAACTCAACAGGAACAGGTAATCGCCCAGAAAGATCAGTTGCTGGCACAGAATCAAGTTGTGTTAAATGATTATAAAGCGATAGAAGAAGCTGAAGCAGCTACTTCAGCCGACATAGAAGGTCAGTTGCAGGCTTATTATGAACAACAGCGTGCCGCCGCCGAACAGGCAGCAGCTGCTCAGAATAGTGGCAATAGCGGAACTGGAGAAGGTACCGCCAGTGGTGGGGGAGATAGTACAAATAGTGGTGGGGGAGAATCATCGACACCAACACCAACGCCAACACCATCTTACTCCAATGGATATATGTGGCCATGTGGGGGAGAAATTACAAGTCCATTTGGGTATCGTGATGATCCGCTTAATCCTGGTACAACACGATTTCATTCAGGCGTAGACATCGGCGCTTCCGAAGGCACTGCTGTAGCTTGTGGTGGAAACGGAGTCGTTATATCTGCCGGTTGGAATGGCGGTTATGGGAATTGTGTCATTGTGGATCTGGGAAATGGAATTTCAGCAGTTTACGCTCATTTAAGCGCAATAAATGTTTCATCTGGTGAGACTGTCAGTGGCGGACAAACGGTAGGTGCTGTTGGCAGCACTGGTAACTCAACAGGCGCCCATTTACATTTTGAAATAAGACAGTATGGTACACCGATTAGTCCATGA
- a CDS encoding cobalamin-dependent protein (Presence of a B(12) (cobalamin)-binding domain implies dependence on cobalamin itself, in one of its several forms, or in some unusual lineages, dependence on a cobalamin-like analog.), whose product MFEEIKVSIYNGNVPRTQELIKEYTLRRVPTKKIIEEAIIPSIEEVGKKFQTEDFFITDVLLSARAANAALRAIEKQDRIDGKSITKGRTRVVIGTVYGDIHNIGKTMLSLLLEANNYEVIDLGVDVTGEKFVKSITKYKPDFVMLSALLMTTMSEMRTVIDLIRGQHSIDFPQTKIMVGGGPVTAEFAKEIGADGYADDAYSAIEWVKENADRN is encoded by the coding sequence ATGTTTGAAGAAATTAAAGTATCTATTTATAACGGCAATGTTCCCCGGACTCAGGAATTAATTAAGGAATATACATTAAGAAGAGTCCCCACAAAAAAGATTATTGAAGAAGCAATTATCCCATCGATTGAAGAAGTTGGTAAAAAATTTCAAACTGAAGATTTTTTTATTACCGATGTCTTATTATCTGCCCGAGCAGCTAATGCCGCCTTAAGAGCGATCGAAAAACAGGACCGAATTGATGGAAAGTCCATTACAAAAGGTCGAACGCGTGTGGTTATTGGCACTGTTTATGGCGATATCCACAATATTGGAAAAACAATGCTCAGTTTATTACTAGAAGCGAATAATTATGAGGTTATTGACTTGGGCGTAGATGTGACGGGTGAGAAATTTGTCAAATCAATCACAAAGTATAAGCCTGACTTTGTGATGCTCAGTGCTTTATTGATGACGACAATGAGTGAAATGCGAACTGTCATCGATTTGATTCGAGGGCAGCATTCGATCGATTTTCCCCAAACTAAAATAATGGTGGGAGGTGGGCCGGTTACTGCCGAATTCGCGAAAGAAATTGGGGCTGACGGTTATGCCGATGATGCTTATAGCGCAATTGAATGGGTTAAGGAAAATGCTGACCGTAATTGA
- a CDS encoding PocR ligand-binding domain-containing protein produces the protein MSKIENFENIEHKETLLKIINAFEGATEFNAVILDVEGKQIIPSDCSNCVSFCEIVQNSHGGKTKCQISYKNAGLQALKYAEPYIFMCHAGILAFAAPLMIDEKYAGIIICRNILMWEPDDFFYEELREKNKNLDINALEKSVSKLKIVSSNKVHAAASLLYLVANQVINSDNESKKHKKEIMYHQSVLNQEIKEKKRLHQELLNSNEKMYGQYKLQKEKELLGKIAILDRDGAYQALLGCMSDIMEKYITRLDLFKTMVLELMIIISRTVVETGAEMSEVILLNTKVINEIYNLDNAAEISSWVCIILNKYLDLLEGKQTSIKTKQIVDSATEYVRANVRKNITLLDVADAVFVSQYYLSHVFREVLECTVIEYITRVKMETAKKLLHNPKNSVADVSEKLGFGDTSYFSKVFKKNEGITPTQFRKRLL, from the coding sequence ATGAGTAAAATTGAAAATTTTGAGAATATCGAGCACAAAGAGACGCTGTTAAAGATCATCAATGCATTTGAAGGCGCAACAGAATTCAATGCCGTCATTTTAGATGTCGAAGGAAAACAAATTATCCCAAGTGATTGCAGCAATTGCGTCAGTTTTTGCGAAATTGTCCAGAACTCACATGGCGGCAAAACAAAATGCCAGATCAGCTATAAGAATGCTGGACTTCAGGCGTTAAAATATGCTGAACCTTATATTTTCATGTGTCATGCCGGAATTCTTGCTTTTGCCGCACCCCTGATGATTGATGAAAAATATGCCGGGATTATTATCTGCAGAAACATCTTAATGTGGGAACCGGATGACTTTTTTTATGAAGAATTGCGAGAAAAAAACAAGAATTTAGATATCAATGCTTTAGAAAAAAGTGTTTCCAAACTTAAAATTGTGAGTTCAAATAAGGTGCATGCGGCAGCTTCGCTATTATATTTGGTGGCGAATCAGGTCATTAACAGTGATAACGAATCAAAGAAACATAAAAAAGAAATTATGTATCATCAGTCAGTATTGAATCAGGAAATAAAAGAAAAAAAGCGACTCCATCAAGAATTGCTAAATTCCAATGAAAAGATGTATGGGCAGTATAAACTTCAAAAAGAAAAAGAGCTGCTAGGTAAGATTGCCATACTCGACAGAGATGGCGCTTATCAGGCCCTTTTGGGATGTATGTCTGACATTATGGAAAAATATATTACCCGATTGGACTTATTTAAAACCATGGTTCTGGAGTTAATGATCATCATTTCGAGAACAGTCGTTGAAACCGGTGCGGAGATGTCGGAGGTTATTTTACTTAACACCAAAGTTATTAATGAAATTTATAATCTGGACAATGCAGCCGAAATCAGCAGTTGGGTTTGCATCATTCTTAATAAATATCTGGATTTGCTTGAAGGGAAACAAACCTCGATTAAAACGAAGCAGATTGTGGATTCAGCAACAGAATACGTTCGTGCCAATGTCAGAAAAAATATCACCCTGCTGGATGTGGCAGATGCCGTTTTCGTTAGTCAGTATTATCTTAGTCATGTCTTTAGAGAAGTATTGGAATGCACAGTGATTGAGTATATTACAAGAGTGAAAATGGAAACCGCAAAAAAACTATTACATAATCCTAAAAACAGCGTGGCCGATGTTTCGGAAAAGCTGGGTTTTGGAGATACCAGCTATTTCAGCAAGGTATTTAAGAAAAACGAGGGAATAACTCCAACACAGTTTCGAAAAAGATTGCTTTAA
- a CDS encoding 1-deoxy-D-xylulose-5-phosphate reductoisomerase: MKNISILGSTGSIGTQALEVVSESSDALNIVGLTTNTSIDLLEKQIEKYSPEIVCVMDGDAALTLEKRLKTKGSLVEVVTGLEGLIAVATTSKNDLLLTAVSGMIGLQPTLAAINQGIDIALANKETLVAGGQIVMDAAAAKGVSLLPVDSEHCAIFQCLMGNKHEEIERIIITASGGPFRGRTREQLQTVTLDQALKHPNWSMGKKITIDSATLMNKGLEVIEAKWLFNLRKDQIDVVIHPQSIIHSMVEFIDHSTMAQMGMPDMALPIQIAFFYPDRIANNRQALDFKLVQQLTFEDPDLQSFPCLQLAYDALEVGGTMPCVLNAANEIAVARFLNKEIHFLDIPQINRQVMEKHDVTAHPTLDDVLASDAWARQLAK; encoded by the coding sequence ATGAAAAACATCAGCATCCTCGGGTCTACTGGTTCCATTGGAACCCAAGCTCTGGAAGTGGTTTCTGAAAGTAGCGATGCACTGAATATTGTCGGTTTAACCACCAATACCAGCATTGATTTACTGGAAAAACAAATCGAAAAATATTCCCCTGAAATTGTTTGTGTTATGGATGGCGATGCCGCCCTGACGCTTGAGAAACGTCTGAAAACTAAGGGATCTCTGGTTGAAGTCGTCACTGGCTTGGAGGGTCTTATTGCAGTTGCAACGACATCGAAAAATGATCTTCTTCTTACTGCGGTTTCTGGGATGATTGGTTTGCAGCCAACTCTGGCGGCCATCAATCAGGGGATTGACATTGCCCTGGCTAATAAAGAAACCCTGGTTGCTGGTGGTCAAATTGTAATGGATGCGGCTGCCGCAAAAGGGGTTTCCCTGCTTCCGGTAGACAGTGAACACTGTGCCATTTTCCAATGCCTGATGGGGAATAAACATGAAGAAATCGAGCGGATTATTATAACTGCTTCTGGTGGGCCTTTTCGGGGCAGAACCCGAGAACAGCTTCAGACAGTTACCTTGGATCAGGCGCTTAAGCATCCCAACTGGTCCATGGGCAAAAAAATCACCATTGATTCGGCTACCCTGATGAATAAAGGTTTGGAAGTTATTGAAGCCAAATGGCTTTTTAATTTGCGTAAGGATCAGATTGATGTGGTGATTCATCCTCAAAGTATCATCCACTCCATGGTTGAATTTATTGATCATTCCACGATGGCTCAAATGGGAATGCCGGATATGGCGCTGCCGATTCAGATTGCTTTTTTCTATCCCGATCGGATTGCCAATAATCGTCAGGCACTGGATTTTAAACTGGTTCAGCAACTTACCTTTGAAGACCCTGATCTTCAATCCTTTCCCTGCTTGCAACTGGCTTATGATGCTCTTGAAGTAGGTGGCACTATGCCATGCGTACTGAATGCTGCCAATGAAATTGCGGTCGCCCGATTCTTAAATAAAGAAATTCATTTTCTGGATATTCCCCAAATCAACCGTCAAGTGATGGAAAAGCATGATGTTACCGCCCACCCGACTTTGGATGATGTCCTCGCCTCAGATGCCTGGGCACGGCAGCTTGCCAAATAA